A stretch of Telopea speciosissima isolate NSW1024214 ecotype Mountain lineage chromosome 11, Tspe_v1, whole genome shotgun sequence DNA encodes these proteins:
- the LOC122644760 gene encoding major allergen Pru ar 1-like, with protein MGVTTINNEFNCPIPPARIFKAAILDAHNLLPKILPDKIKSIEIHGDGGAGSIKQIDQLDGPFAFIKHRIEELDEQNFKCKFTLIEGAVIGEKIEKVVDTVQFVASAEGGSICKATSEFYTIGDYTMGEDEIQMGKDMAIGTFKLVEEYLSQNPDAYA; from the exons ATGGGGGTGACAACCATTAACAACGAGTTCAATTGCCCAATCCCACCTGCTAGGATTTTCAAGGCTGCAATACTTGATGCACACAACTTACTTCCCAAGATCCTTCCTGATAAGATTAAGAGCATTGAAATTCATGGTGATGGTGGGGCTGGATCCATCAAACAGATCGATCAACTTG ATGGCCCTTTTGCCTTCATCAAGCATCGGATTGAAGAACTTGACGAACAGAATTTTAAGTGCAAGTTTACGCTGATTGAAGGTGCTGTAATTGGGGAAAAGATTGAAAAGGTTGTTGATACTGTTCAATTTGTGGCATCTGCAGAAGGGGGATCCATCTGTAAGGCTACTTCTGAGTTTTACACTATTGGTGACTACACGATGGGTGAAGATGAAATCCAGATGGGCAAGGACATGGCCATTGGGACGTTCAAGTTGGTGGAAGAATACCTCTCACAGAACCCAGATGCCTATGCTTAA
- the LOC122645550 gene encoding major allergen Pru ar 1-like — translation MGVTSISNEFNCPIPPARIFKAAILDAHNLLPKILPDKIKSIQIHVDGGAGSIKQINLADDGPFDFIKHRIEELDEQNFKCKFTLIEGAVIGEKIEKVVDTVQFVASADGGSICKATSEFYTIGDYMMGEDEIQMGKEMATGTFKLVEGYLLQNPDTYA, via the exons ATGGGAGTGACCAGCATTAGCAACGAATTCAATTGCCCAATCCCACCTGCTAGGATTTTCAAGGCTGCAATCCTTGATGCACACAACTTACTTCCCAAGATCCTTCCTGACAAGATTAAAAGCATTCAAATTCATGTAGATGGTGGGGCTGGATCCATCAAACAGATCAACTTGGCTGAtg ATGGTCCTTTTGACTTCATCAAGCATCGGATTGAAGAACTTGACGAACAGAATTTTAAGTGCAAGTTTACGCTGATCGAAGGTGCTGTCATTGGGGAAAAGATTGAAAAGGTTGTCGATACTGTTCAATTTGTGGCCTCTGCAGACGGGGGATCCATCTGTAAGGCTACTTCTGAGTTTTACACTATTGGTGACTACATGATGGGTGAAGATGAAATCCAGATGGGCAAGGAGATGGCCACTGGAACGTTCAAGTTGGTGGAAGGTTACCTCTTGCAGAACCCAGATACCTATGCTTAG